A section of the Flavobacterium ardleyense genome encodes:
- a CDS encoding biotin/lipoyl-containing protein: MSEKYQIKVNNTFDFEFTKADLDQLDAIDTGRNSLHVLSENTPYEAEIIAADFNHKKYTVAVSGNNYEVEISNELDVLIKDMGFEIGATKEINMIMAPMPGLILEISVTEGQEVKQNDHLLILEAMKMENSFLSPRDGIIKSIAVVKGDAVDKGQLLIEFE; the protein is encoded by the coding sequence ATGAGTGAAAAATATCAAATAAAAGTTAATAATACGTTCGACTTTGAGTTTACGAAAGCCGATTTGGATCAGCTAGATGCAATCGATACCGGTCGTAATTCATTGCACGTATTATCAGAAAATACTCCTTACGAAGCTGAAATTATAGCCGCTGATTTTAATCACAAAAAGTATACTGTTGCTGTTTCAGGCAACAATTACGAAGTGGAAATTAGCAACGAACTTGATGTACTTATCAAAGATATGGGCTTCGAAATCGGCGCAACCAAAGAAATCAATATGATTATGGCGCCAATGCCAGGACTTATTCTTGAAATCTCGGTAACTGAAGGTCAAGAAGTGAAGCAAAATGATCATCTTTTGATTCTTGAAGCAATGAAAATGGAAAATAGTTTCCTATCTCCAAGAGATGGAATTATCAAATCTATTGCCGTTGTCAAAGGAGATGCAGTGGACAAAGGGCAGTTATTAATCGAATTCGAATAG
- a CDS encoding acetyl-CoA carboxylase biotin carboxylase subunit — MKKILVANRGEIAIRVMKSAQKMGIKTVAVYSTADRNAPHVKFADEAVWIGESPSNQSYLLGDKIIEVAKSLNVDAIHPGYGFLSENADFAESVEKNGMIWIGPKSAAIRVMGSKLAAKDAVKDYNIPMVPGLDEAITDVEAAKKTAVEVGFPILIKASAGGGGKGMRIVENEAEFESQMNRAISEATNAFGDGSVFIEKYIGSPRHIEIQIMADSHGNILYLFERECSIQRRHQKVVEEAPSAVLTPELRKKMGEAAVLVAKSCDYLNAGTVEFLLDENNNFYFLEMNTRLQVEHPVTEIITQLDLVEMQIKIARGEAMTIKQEDLKIYGHAIELRVYAEDPLNDFLPSVGHLDVYKLPVGEGIRVDNGFEQGMDIPIYYDPMLAKLITYADTREEAIQLMIKAISDYKVEGVSTTLPFGKFVCEHEAFRSGNFDTNFVKKYYDVETLKNVHNQEAKLAAMIALQRYFQDQKILTIPNS, encoded by the coding sequence ATGAAAAAAATATTAGTAGCCAATCGAGGCGAAATTGCAATACGAGTAATGAAGTCTGCCCAGAAAATGGGAATAAAAACGGTAGCAGTTTATTCGACTGCCGATAGAAATGCTCCTCACGTTAAGTTTGCAGATGAGGCAGTTTGGATTGGAGAATCACCTTCAAATCAATCCTACCTCTTAGGAGATAAAATTATTGAAGTTGCCAAATCTCTCAACGTCGATGCTATTCACCCAGGATACGGTTTTCTTAGTGAAAATGCAGATTTTGCTGAGTCAGTTGAGAAAAACGGAATGATTTGGATTGGACCAAAATCTGCGGCAATTAGAGTAATGGGAAGTAAATTGGCTGCCAAAGACGCAGTTAAAGATTACAATATTCCGATGGTACCAGGACTTGACGAAGCGATTACCGATGTTGAAGCAGCAAAGAAAACTGCGGTTGAAGTTGGTTTTCCAATTCTAATTAAAGCTTCTGCCGGTGGTGGAGGTAAAGGAATGAGAATTGTAGAAAACGAAGCTGAATTTGAAAGTCAGATGAACAGAGCAATCAGCGAGGCGACAAATGCCTTTGGTGATGGATCTGTTTTTATTGAAAAATATATTGGATCTCCGCGACACATTGAGATTCAGATTATGGCAGACAGTCACGGAAATATTCTCTATTTATTCGAAAGAGAATGTAGTATTCAGCGACGTCACCAGAAGGTGGTTGAAGAAGCTCCTTCTGCGGTTTTAACTCCAGAATTGAGAAAGAAAATGGGAGAAGCGGCAGTTCTGGTTGCGAAATCTTGCGATTATTTAAATGCTGGAACAGTTGAATTTCTATTAGACGAAAATAATAATTTCTACTTTTTAGAAATGAACACACGTCTTCAAGTTGAGCATCCTGTAACAGAAATTATTACTCAATTAGACCTTGTCGAAATGCAAATTAAAATTGCAAGAGGCGAGGCGATGACCATAAAACAAGAGGATTTAAAAATTTACGGACACGCAATCGAACTTCGAGTGTATGCCGAAGATCCGTTAAATGACTTCTTGCCAAGTGTTGGACATCTTGACGTTTACAAACTTCCAGTTGGCGAAGGAATTCGCGTTGATAACGGATTTGAGCAAGGAATGGATATTCCAATTTATTACGATCCAATGCTAGCGAAGTTGATCACCTATGCGGATACTCGCGAAGAAGCAATTCAGTTAATGATCAAAGCAATTTCTGATTATAAGGTTGAAGGTGTAAGTACAACTTTACCTTTTGGGAAATTTGTTTGCGAGCACGAAGCTTTTAGATCTGGAAATTTCGATACAAATTTCGTGAAGAAATACTACGATGTCGAAACTTTGAAAAATGTTCATAATCAAGAAGCAAAACTTGCGGCTATGATTGCATTGCAAAGGTATTTCCAAGATCAGAAAATATTGACAATTCCAAATTCTTAA
- a CDS encoding acyl-CoA carboxylase subunit beta, with protein MKSKIDTLNEQIAKAHLGGGTKRIEKQHEKKKLTARERVNYLMDEGSFEEIGMLVTHRTHDFGMQKEIYPGDGVITGYGTINGRMVYVFAQDFTVFGGALSETHAEKICKVMDMAVKNGAPMIGLNDSGGARIQEGVRSLGGYADIFFRNVQSSGVIPQISAIMGPCAGGAVYSPAMTDFTMMVEGTSYMFVTGPSVVKTVTNETVTAEELGGASTHSTKSGVAHITSDNDIECLEDIKKLLSYMPQSNKETTAKIPYTLQNEVRTKLDNIIPDNPNKPYDMHEVINGIIDEDSFYEIHKNYAENIIVGFCRIGGRSVGVVANQPLYLAGVLDVNSSKKAARFTRFCDSFNIPLLVLVDVPGFLPGTDQEWNGIIVHGAKLLYALSEATVPRITVITRKAYGGAYDVMNSKHIGADMNFAWPSAEIAVMGAKGASEIIFKKEIGEAEDPAQKLLEKEAEYANLFANPYIAAQRGFVDEIIIPSDTRRKLIKAFSMLENKVVVLPNRKHGNIPL; from the coding sequence ATGAAGTCTAAAATAGATACATTAAACGAGCAGATTGCCAAAGCTCATTTGGGCGGTGGAACTAAGCGTATAGAAAAACAGCACGAAAAGAAAAAATTGACTGCCAGAGAGCGTGTCAATTATTTGATGGACGAAGGTTCATTTGAAGAAATCGGAATGCTCGTTACACACCGTACGCACGATTTTGGAATGCAGAAAGAAATTTATCCTGGAGACGGAGTGATTACTGGTTACGGAACCATAAACGGCAGAATGGTTTATGTTTTCGCTCAGGATTTTACCGTTTTTGGAGGTGCATTATCAGAAACACACGCAGAGAAAATTTGCAAAGTAATGGATATGGCGGTCAAAAATGGCGCGCCAATGATTGGTCTTAACGATTCTGGAGGAGCGAGAATTCAAGAAGGAGTGCGCTCGCTTGGAGGTTACGCCGATATATTTTTCAGAAATGTTCAGTCAAGTGGTGTGATTCCACAGATATCTGCAATTATGGGCCCATGCGCCGGTGGTGCCGTTTATTCGCCTGCGATGACAGATTTTACGATGATGGTCGAAGGCACAAGTTATATGTTTGTGACTGGTCCATCGGTGGTAAAAACGGTTACTAACGAAACTGTAACTGCCGAAGAATTGGGTGGTGCAAGCACGCATTCTACTAAATCTGGGGTTGCGCACATCACATCAGACAACGATATCGAGTGTCTTGAAGACATCAAAAAGTTGCTTTCGTATATGCCACAGAGCAATAAAGAGACGACTGCAAAAATCCCATATACGCTTCAAAATGAAGTTAGAACGAAGCTTGACAACATAATTCCTGACAATCCGAACAAACCTTACGATATGCACGAGGTGATTAACGGAATTATCGATGAGGATAGTTTTTACGAAATTCATAAGAATTACGCAGAGAATATCATCGTCGGTTTCTGCCGAATTGGTGGCCGTAGCGTTGGCGTTGTTGCCAATCAGCCGTTATATCTTGCTGGAGTTTTGGACGTAAATAGTTCCAAAAAAGCTGCACGTTTCACACGTTTCTGCGACAGCTTCAATATTCCATTGCTCGTTTTGGTTGATGTTCCAGGATTTTTGCCGGGTACAGATCAGGAATGGAACGGAATCATCGTTCACGGTGCTAAGTTGTTGTACGCTTTGAGCGAGGCCACCGTGCCTAGAATTACTGTGATTACCCGTAAAGCTTACGGTGGCGCGTACGATGTGATGAATTCAAAACACATTGGTGCCGATATGAACTTTGCTTGGCCAAGTGCCGAAATTGCGGTTATGGGTGCCAAAGGTGCGAGTGAAATTATCTTTAAAAAGGAAATTGGTGAAGCTGAAGATCCTGCTCAAAAGCTTCTTGAAAAAGAGGCAGAGTACGCAAATCTTTTCGCAAATCCATACATTGCTGCCCAGCGTGGTTTTGTGGATGAAATCATAATTCCTAGTGATACTCGACGTAAATTGATCAAAGCATTCAGTATGTTGGAAAATAAAGTAGTGGTTTTGCCAAATAGAAAGCACGGAAATATTCCGTTGTAG
- a CDS encoding LLM class flavin-dependent oxidoreductase — protein sequence MSKKILLSILDLAVVNDSDTASNALQRTKLLAQHADKLGYERFWVAEHHNMAHIASSATAILIGYLASNTERIRVGSGGIMLPNHAPLIIAEQFGTLQLLHKGRIDLGLGRAPGTDQLTAQAIRSDFFEQAQHFPRNVSELQRYFSASNSTAKVRAFPGEGVDVPIWILGSSTESAALAAASGLPYAFAGHFAPRQMYQAFEVYKSNFIPSVHLSSPKVMACVNAVAADTNEEAELLSSSLLQMFRNLVTNNRKGLQKPVANFVDQMSEEERFHVGQMTACSFVGDQASITKQLKEFINYTGADEIMITSPIYDMDAKLHSMDIMKTVIDSINE from the coding sequence ATGTCAAAAAAAATTCTGCTTTCCATTTTGGATCTTGCTGTAGTCAACGATTCTGACACCGCATCAAACGCATTACAAAGAACAAAACTACTAGCTCAACACGCCGATAAATTAGGATACGAACGTTTTTGGGTTGCCGAACATCATAATATGGCACATATTGCCAGCTCTGCAACCGCAATTTTAATTGGATATTTAGCTTCAAATACAGAAAGAATTCGAGTAGGGTCTGGTGGGATTATGTTGCCAAACCACGCACCGTTAATTATTGCCGAACAATTTGGAACTTTGCAATTATTACACAAAGGCCGAATCGACTTAGGTTTAGGTCGCGCTCCCGGAACAGATCAACTAACTGCTCAAGCAATCAGATCTGACTTTTTCGAACAAGCACAACACTTCCCCCGCAACGTTAGTGAACTTCAAAGATATTTCTCCGCCTCAAATTCAACTGCAAAAGTTCGAGCTTTCCCAGGAGAAGGAGTAGACGTGCCGATTTGGATTCTTGGTTCAAGCACCGAAAGTGCTGCTCTTGCCGCCGCTTCTGGATTGCCTTATGCTTTTGCGGGACATTTTGCGCCAAGACAAATGTATCAAGCTTTTGAAGTTTATAAATCGAATTTTATTCCTTCAGTTCATCTTAGTAGTCCAAAAGTGATGGCTTGTGTGAATGCAGTTGCCGCAGACACCAATGAAGAAGCTGAATTGCTTTCTTCAAGTTTACTGCAGATGTTTAGAAACTTAGTAACGAATAACAGAAAAGGCCTGCAAAAGCCAGTGGCAAATTTTGTAGATCAAATGTCAGAAGAAGAGCGTTTCCACGTTGGACAAATGACTGCCTGCTCTTTTGTAGGTGATCAGGCAAGTATCACTAAACAACTCAAAGAGTTTATTAATTATACTGGGGCGGACGAAATTATGATTACAAGTCCTATCTATGATATGGACGCCAAACTTCACAGTATGGATATTATGAAAACGGTAATCGACAGTATAAATGAATAA
- the rimO gene encoding 30S ribosomal protein S12 methylthiotransferase RimO, producing the protein MRTKSLKKNKINVITLGCSKNVYDSEVLMGQLKASGKDVEHEAAPENEGNIIVINTCGFIDNAKAESVNMILEYADKKAKGLVDKVFVTGCLSERYRPDLEKEIPNVDQYFGTTELPLLLKALGADYKHELLGERLTTTPKNYAYLKIAEGCDRPCSFCAIPLMRGAHVSQPIEKLVNEAKGLAKNGVKELILIAQDLTYYGLDLYKKRNLAELLEALAAVEGIEWIRLHYAFPTGFPMDVLDLMKREPKICNYIDIPLQHISDSVLKSMRRGTTQEKTTKLLKDFRERVPGIAIRTTLIVGYPGETQEDFNTLKDWVQEMKFDRMGCFAYSHEENTHAYLLEDDVPADVKQARANEIMELQSQISWDLNQEKVGKVFKCIIDRKEGSHFVGRTEFDSPDVDNEVLIDASKTYLKTGEFVDILITEATEFDLYGEAVVK; encoded by the coding sequence ATGAGAACCAAGTCTTTAAAAAAGAATAAAATAAATGTCATCACTTTAGGATGCTCAAAAAATGTCTACGATAGTGAGGTATTGATGGGACAGCTTAAAGCAAGTGGAAAAGATGTTGAACATGAGGCAGCTCCGGAAAATGAAGGCAATATTATTGTCATCAATACTTGCGGATTTATAGACAATGCAAAAGCAGAGTCTGTAAATATGATCCTTGAATATGCCGACAAAAAAGCAAAAGGACTTGTAGATAAAGTATTCGTTACAGGATGCTTGTCTGAAAGATATCGTCCAGATCTTGAAAAAGAGATACCGAACGTGGATCAGTATTTTGGAACTACCGAATTGCCTTTACTTTTAAAAGCACTTGGTGCAGATTATAAACACGAACTTTTGGGAGAACGTCTTACAACAACTCCTAAAAACTATGCCTATTTAAAAATTGCCGAAGGATGTGATCGTCCGTGTAGTTTTTGCGCAATTCCTTTGATGCGTGGAGCACACGTTTCTCAACCCATTGAAAAATTGGTTAACGAAGCAAAAGGTCTTGCAAAAAATGGCGTGAAGGAATTAATTCTTATCGCTCAGGATCTTACTTATTATGGTTTAGATCTTTATAAAAAACGAAATCTTGCCGAACTTCTTGAAGCTCTTGCAGCTGTTGAAGGTATTGAGTGGATTCGTCTTCACTACGCTTTCCCTACAGGTTTCCCGATGGACGTTTTAGATCTAATGAAACGCGAACCGAAGATTTGTAACTATATCGACATTCCGCTTCAGCATATTTCTGATTCAGTTTTGAAATCAATGCGTCGTGGTACAACTCAAGAAAAAACTACTAAACTTCTGAAAGACTTTAGAGAGAGAGTTCCTGGAATCGCAATTAGAACAACTCTAATTGTTGGATATCCTGGCGAAACTCAGGAAGACTTTAATACGTTGAAAGACTGGGTACAAGAAATGAAATTTGATAGAATGGGCTGTTTTGCTTATTCTCACGAAGAAAATACCCACGCTTATTTACTTGAAGATGATGTTCCTGCTGATGTAAAACAAGCTAGAGCAAATGAGATTATGGAATTGCAATCGCAAATTTCGTGGGATCTAAATCAAGAAAAAGTTGGTAAAGTTTTCAAATGTATTATCGATAGAAAAGAAGGATCTCACTTTGTAGGTCGTACTGAATTTGATAGTCCAGATGTTGATAACGAAGTTTTGATCGATGCATCTAAAACATATTTGAAAACAGGAGAATTTGTAGATATTCTAATTACCGAAGCTACAGAATTTGACCTTTACGGAGAAGCAGTCGTTAAATAA
- a CDS encoding OmpP1/FadL family transporter: MKKYVTFAVALFGFSALQAQDITDAIRYSQENLSGTSRFRAMSGAFGALGGDFSAININPAGSAVFATSQVGITLGSLNKKNESTYFGSKTDSKENSIDLSQGGAVFVFKNDNANSKWKKVALSVNYESINNFRNSLFSAGTNPNNSIVDYFLSYADQSGISLNTLESSYYENLNYGAAQAFLGYQAYLINPVTSDLNNSQYTSNVLAGGNFYQENAVATTGFNGKLNFNIATSYDDKYYFGLNLNSHFTDFRQSTSVYESNNNGGSNGVSKLRFNNELYTYGSGFSFQLGGIAKVTDGLRLGLAYDSPTWYSLNDEISQAVSSKHYIDDVETNTTVNPRITVAYDVYKLQTPGKWTGSAAYVIGTTSLISVDYSIKDYSTTTFKPKNEFTGVNNAMSQILDNSSEIRIGAEHRIKQLSLRAGYRMEQSPYKDKNLMGDLTGYSAGLGYDFGGTKVDLAYNYFERDNQQAFLNQGFTDGANISSVNNNVSLSLIFEL, translated from the coding sequence ATGAAAAAATATGTAACTTTTGCAGTGGCTTTGTTCGGGTTTTCTGCGTTGCAGGCACAAGATATCACTGACGCAATTAGATACAGCCAAGAAAACTTAAGTGGAACCTCACGTTTTAGAGCTATGAGCGGTGCCTTTGGAGCTCTCGGAGGCGATTTTTCGGCAATAAATATAAATCCCGCGGGATCGGCAGTTTTTGCAACGAGCCAAGTTGGAATCACATTAGGAAGTTTAAACAAAAAGAATGAATCTACTTACTTTGGTTCAAAAACAGATTCAAAAGAAAACTCTATAGATTTGAGTCAGGGTGGCGCTGTTTTCGTTTTTAAAAATGATAATGCAAATAGTAAGTGGAAAAAAGTAGCACTTTCTGTCAACTACGAAAGCATAAATAATTTTCGTAATTCACTATTTTCAGCTGGAACAAATCCCAACAACTCGATTGTTGATTATTTCTTAAGCTATGCAGACCAAAGTGGAATATCTTTAAACACCTTGGAATCTTCATATTATGAGAATTTAAATTATGGTGCCGCGCAAGCATTTTTAGGTTACCAAGCTTATCTAATCAATCCTGTAACAAGTGATTTGAATAATTCTCAATATACTAGCAACGTTCTTGCAGGTGGCAACTTTTACCAAGAAAATGCCGTCGCTACTACGGGATTTAATGGCAAGTTGAATTTTAATATAGCTACATCTTATGATGATAAATATTATTTTGGTTTGAATTTAAATTCACATTTTACAGATTTTAGACAATCAACTTCTGTGTATGAAAGCAATAATAATGGTGGAAGTAATGGAGTAAGTAAATTAAGATTCAACAATGAACTTTACACTTATGGTTCTGGATTCTCATTCCAATTGGGAGGTATTGCAAAAGTCACTGACGGTCTTCGTTTAGGTCTGGCCTACGATTCTCCAACTTGGTATTCTCTTAATGACGAAATTTCGCAAGCAGTATCTAGTAAACATTACATAGACGATGTTGAGACAAACACAACTGTCAATCCACGCATTACAGTAGCTTATGACGTATATAAACTTCAAACGCCAGGGAAATGGACTGGAAGTGCGGCATATGTAATTGGAACAACTAGCTTAATTAGTGTTGATTATTCAATTAAAGATTATAGTACAACTACTTTTAAACCCAAAAATGAATTTACAGGAGTAAACAATGCAATGTCTCAAATTCTAGATAATTCATCAGAAATCAGAATTGGTGCTGAGCATAGAATTAAACAATTGAGTCTTCGTGCTGGATATAGAATGGAACAAAGTCCCTATAAAGACAAAAACTTAATGGGTGATCTTACCGGATATTCTGCTGGTTTAGGATATGATTTTGGTGGAACAAAAGTAGATCTTGCTTACAATTATTTTGAAAGAGATAATCAGCAAGCATTTTTAAATCAAGGTTTTACGGATGGAGCAAATATTAGTTCGGTAAATAATAATGTTTCGCTTTCGCTAATATTTGAATTATAA
- the proS gene encoding proline--tRNA ligase yields MSKNLTTREEDYSKWYNELVVKADLAENSAVRGCMVIKPYGYAIWEKMQAELDKKFKETGHENAYFPLFVPKSMFEAEEKNAEGFAKECAVVTHYRLKNDPDNPGKLMVDPNAKLEEELIVRPTSEAIIWSTYKGWVQSYRDLPLLINQWANVVRWEMRTRLFLRTAEFLWQEGHTAHATKKEAVAESVQMMHVYADFAENFMAMPVVKGVKSESERFAGAEETYCIEALMQDGKALQAGTSHFLGQNFAKAFDVKFANAEGSQEYVWGTSWGVSTRLMGALIMTHSDDKGLVLPPTLAPIQIVIVPIYKNDEEFEAVSAVANTLVSQFKKLSLSVKFDNRTTQKPGFKFAEWELKGVPVRIAIGPKDLQNGTFEVARRDNLSKEIVLKDEIVNHVSDLLDTIQAALFNKALDYRNTHITEVETFDEFKEVLDNKGGFISAHWDGTAESEEKIKELTKATIRCIALDRKEEAGSCVFTGNPSQGRVLFAKAY; encoded by the coding sequence ATGAGCAAGAACTTAACAACGAGAGAAGAAGATTATTCCAAGTGGTATAATGAGTTAGTGGTAAAAGCAGATTTGGCCGAAAATTCAGCAGTACGTGGGTGTATGGTAATTAAGCCTTATGGCTATGCTATTTGGGAAAAGATGCAGGCTGAATTAGATAAAAAATTTAAAGAAACGGGTCATGAAAATGCATACTTCCCTCTATTTGTACCCAAAAGTATGTTTGAGGCAGAAGAAAAAAATGCTGAAGGTTTTGCAAAGGAATGCGCAGTGGTTACACATTATAGATTAAAAAACGATCCTGATAATCCGGGGAAACTAATGGTGGATCCTAATGCCAAATTAGAGGAAGAGCTAATTGTTCGGCCTACGAGTGAAGCAATAATCTGGTCTACTTATAAAGGATGGGTGCAGTCTTACCGAGATTTACCACTTTTAATAAATCAGTGGGCAAACGTTGTACGCTGGGAAATGAGAACTAGATTGTTTTTACGAACTGCCGAATTCTTATGGCAAGAAGGACACACTGCACACGCAACTAAAAAAGAAGCAGTAGCCGAATCTGTTCAGATGATGCATGTCTATGCTGACTTTGCCGAAAATTTTATGGCAATGCCGGTTGTAAAAGGTGTAAAATCTGAAAGTGAACGTTTTGCCGGAGCAGAGGAGACCTATTGTATAGAAGCTTTGATGCAGGATGGAAAGGCTTTGCAAGCAGGTACTTCACACTTTCTAGGACAAAATTTTGCAAAGGCCTTCGATGTGAAGTTTGCTAATGCCGAAGGGTCACAAGAATATGTTTGGGGGACATCTTGGGGGGTTTCTACAAGACTAATGGGAGCACTTATAATGACTCATTCAGATGATAAGGGTTTGGTCTTGCCTCCAACACTAGCACCAATACAAATTGTAATTGTGCCAATTTATAAAAATGACGAAGAGTTTGAAGCGGTATCTGCAGTTGCAAATACATTGGTAAGTCAATTTAAGAAATTAAGCCTTTCGGTAAAATTCGATAATCGCACCACTCAAAAACCAGGTTTCAAGTTTGCAGAATGGGAATTAAAAGGAGTTCCTGTCCGAATAGCAATCGGACCAAAAGATTTGCAAAATGGTACTTTCGAAGTAGCTAGACGCGATAATTTAAGCAAAGAAATAGTTTTAAAGGATGAGATAGTTAATCATGTTAGTGATCTATTAGATACAATTCAAGCTGCATTATTCAACAAAGCACTTGATTACAGAAATACTCATATTACTGAGGTTGAAACTTTTGACGAGTTCAAAGAAGTTTTAGACAACAAAGGAGGCTTCATTTCTGCTCATTGGGATGGTACTGCAGAGAGTGAAGAAAAGATCAAAGAATTGACCAAAGCTACGATTCGTTGCATTGCTTTAGATCGTAAAGAAGAGGCGGGAAGCTGTGTGTTTACGGGTAATCCATCGCAAGGAAGAGTGCTTTTTGCGAAAGCTTATTAA
- the rpsT gene encoding 30S ribosomal protein S20, whose product MANHKSALKRIRSNDKKRVLNRYQHKTTRNAIKALRLATEKEDATAKLSGVVSMIDKLAKKNIIHNNKASNLKSKLTKHVAKL is encoded by the coding sequence ATGGCAAATCATAAGTCAGCATTAAAAAGAATTAGAAGCAACGACAAGAAAAGAGTATTAAACAGATACCAGCATAAAACAACTCGTAATGCAATTAAAGCATTAAGACTTGCAACTGAAAAGGAAGATGCTACTGCAAAATTATCTGGAGTTGTTTCAATGATTGATAAATTAGCTAAAAAGAATATCATACATAATAACAAAGCTTCAAACCTTAAATCAAAATTAACTAAGCACGTTGCAAAATTGTAA
- a CDS encoding response regulator, whose product MLEKVLCIDDDPISVMLCSKVIERSDFAAQTDSANNGKSALSFLEGIIKAETITYPEIILLDLNMPIMNGWEFLEIYERNFASVFIDTKIVVLSSTIDPEDVNRTKEFSSVLTFISKPITKTSLDEITRLLSTK is encoded by the coding sequence ATGCTAGAAAAAGTACTTTGTATAGATGATGATCCTATAAGTGTAATGCTCTGTAGCAAAGTTATAGAGCGCTCTGATTTTGCGGCCCAGACAGATTCGGCAAATAATGGCAAAAGCGCATTGAGCTTTTTAGAAGGTATCATTAAAGCTGAAACTATTACCTACCCCGAAATAATTCTTTTAGACTTAAATATGCCTATTATGAATGGGTGGGAATTCTTAGAAATCTACGAGAGAAATTTTGCTTCAGTCTTTATTGACACTAAAATTGTTGTATTATCATCGACGATTGATCCTGAAGATGTCAATAGAACTAAGGAATTCTCTTCAGTATTAACTTTCATTTCAAAACCTATTACCAAAACCTCTTTAGACGAAATAACTAGATTATTATCAACTAAATAA